The DNA region TATTGCAGCAATACTGCCAAGTGAAGATAAGGTTTCATTAGGAAGTATAAGTTTATTAGCAGGGTTTTTAGCCATTTCCTGTAAAGCTTCAACTTGTTTTAATGCTATTACAGTTTCATTAGTTCCTGAGTCCAATATTGCCTTGTTAACTTTTAATATAGCCTCTGCCTGTGCTATTGCAACTATTTCTATAGCCTTACCTTTACCATCAGCCTCTAACTCCTGACTTTCTTTAAGTCCTTCTGCTCGTCTTATATTAGCTTGTTTCTCTGCTTCTGCCTGAAGAATTTTTGCCTGTTTTTCTCCTTCTGCTATGGAGATGTAACTTTGTCTTTTACCTTCTGCTTCAAGAATTACTGCTCTTTTATCTCTTTCTGCTCTCATCTGTTTTTCCATAGCCTGCTGAATTTCTGTAGGTGGGATAATATTTTTAATTTCTACAGAAAGTATTTTAATTCCATAGGCATCTGTTATTTCATCTACTACTTCTAGTAGCTTAGAATTAATCCTATCTCTTCCAGATAAAACTTCATCTAATGTCATGTCTCCCACTATGTTTCTCATATTTGTAATAGTAGAATATATTATACCAGATTTAAAGTTCTCAATATTGTAGATAGCGTCTTTTGCCTCCATAACCTTAAAGAAAATAACATTATCAATAGAAATTTTAACATTGTCCTTAGTAATAACACTTTGAGGTTCAATATCCAATATTTGCTGTTTAGTTGAAACCCTTCCTCTGACAAAATCCACAAAAGGTATTACAAAATTCCAACCTGGTTGAAGAGTTCTATGGTATTGTCCTAGTCTTTCAACTACAAATAAGTATCCAGTAGTAACAACTTTAAGAGAACTTAATAAAATAATAACTATAAGAATAATAATAATTAATACAGGAATAATCATTCAATATCCTCTCCTTTTTCTTCTTTTTTTATGACAAGCTTATTTCCTTCTAGACCTATAATCTTAAATTTTTCACCCTCCGATAAATATACTCCTTCATTTTTAACAGTCCAGTATATACCATCAAGTTTTATTCTTCCTTTTTCTTTAATGTCTTTTTCAGCTGTAATAACTCTGCCAATAAAGTTTTCCTCCATGGTTGGAGTTTTTGGTATATCCTTATTTAAAAATTTCTTTGCGAAAGGATAACCTATAGAATAGGACACTCCAGTTAATACCACAAACACACCAATCTGTACAGGAAAAGAATATCCTAAGGATAATGCTATTATAGCTCCAATGCCGCCAATGGTAAACCATACAAAAAGAAAACCAGCAGTTAAAAAATCAATAATTAAACAAGTTATGGCTATAACAACCCAAAGCTGTAATGCATCTTTCAATTCAAATCCCCCCTTAATTAATTAATTTTATAAAGCAAATACTCTAATAATAAATTTATATAAAGGACATTTATTTAATTGTATAACATTTATGTAAAATATAATACAATAAATTCATATTCAATATAATTATGTATTTAAATATATTGTCTATACAAATTATAATATCGTATTTATATCATTAAATAAAGTTTTGTTTTCACTTATTAAGCAGTATTTTAAACCACTTGACTAACTTTTCTCCACTGTATATCATGCCCCCTCCTCCTATCGTTAATTTTCTTATGTTTACTATGGATATTAATTAATCTTATTATATTGAATATAAAATGCACAATATGTTAAGCTATATTAAAGAAAATGAGTCAAACTTTTTTCATTAAGAAATGGAGTGAGAATAATGGTAAATTCTTTTATAAAAGTATCTGCTGCCTGCCCAAAAACCAGAGTATCAGATATAGACTTTAATTTAGAAAATATAAAAAGCTGCATAGTTAAAGCTTTAAAAGACAATTCAAAGCTTGTTATATTTCCTGAACTATCTATAACTTCTTATACCTGTGGAGATTTATTTTATCAAGAAAAACTTATTCATAAATCCTACGATGCTCTTGAGGAACTTTGTCTTTTCTCAAAGGAAAAAGATGTATTAATAGTAGTAGGTTCAATTTTAATTCGCAACTATTGTACATATAATTGTGCTTTTACAATATTTAATGGCAAAATATTAGGTATTGTACCTAAAAGTTATATACCTAATTATACAGAATTCTATGAAAAGAGATGGTTTACTGAAGGTTTGGGGATTATAGATGAATCAGTAGACTTACCTTTTCAAATCAATATTCCCTTTGGCACAAATTTAATCTTTAGTTCAGGTAAACTAAAACTGGGGCTAGAAATTTGCGAAGATCTTTGGGTTACCATTCCTCCAAGTTCTTATTTAAGCCTTTGTGGTGCTAATATAATTGGAAATCTCTCTGCTTCAAATGAAGTTGTAAGTAAAGCCGATTACAGAAAAAGTCTAGTTTCAAATCAAAGCGCCAGATGTATGGGTGCCTATGTGTATGCTTCCAGCGGAGTCTATGAATCATCCACAGACCTACTCTTTAGCGGTGATCTTATTATTGGAGAAAATGGTTTAATAGTCAAAGCTAATGAACGATTTCAAAGAGAAAATCAAGTTATAACCTCAATTATAGATTTTGATAAACTAGATATGGAGAGAACAAAAAATGTAAGCTTCAGTGATAGTATAAAAATTTGCCCATTTAAAAGTAAAATTATTAACTTTAATTTTAAAAATACATATATAGGTGAATTTAACAGGTTTATTGATAAGCATCCTTTTGTACCTGCTGATGAGTCAGTCCGCCAGGTTAGATGCAAAGAGATATTCAATATTCAAACTGCTGCCCTTGCAAAGAGAATAGAACATACTAATCTAAAAAAAGCTGTAATTGGTATATCTGGTGGTTTAGATTCAACTCTAGCATTACTAGTAATTATA from Clostridium pasteurianum BC1 includes:
- a CDS encoding NAD(+) synthase, coding for MVNSFIKVSAACPKTRVSDIDFNLENIKSCIVKALKDNSKLVIFPELSITSYTCGDLFYQEKLIHKSYDALEELCLFSKEKDVLIVVGSILIRNYCTYNCAFTIFNGKILGIVPKSYIPNYTEFYEKRWFTEGLGIIDESVDLPFQINIPFGTNLIFSSGKLKLGLEICEDLWVTIPPSSYLSLCGANIIGNLSASNEVVSKADYRKSLVSNQSARCMGAYVYASSGVYESSTDLLFSGDLIIGENGLIVKANERFQRENQVITSIIDFDKLDMERTKNVSFSDSIKICPFKSKIINFNFKNTYIGEFNRFIDKHPFVPADESVRQVRCKEIFNIQTAALAKRIEHTNLKKAVIGISGGLDSTLALLVIIKTFDMLKLPRKNILTITMPGFGTTDRTYNNAISLCKNSDTDLKEINIVDACLLHFKDIGHNPENHDVTYENVQARERTQILMDIANKEAGLLIGTGDLSELALGWCTYNGDHMSMYSVNCSIPKTLVRYLVKYVAEKEVDNVTSKILLDILNTPVSPELLPKDKEGNIAQKTEDLVGPYELHDFFLYYFIRQGASPEKILYLSKIAFKDTYSEETIEKWLNKFITRFFTQQFKRSAVPDGPKVGTVSLSPRGDWRMPSDASFNLWIDNFNK
- a CDS encoding SPFH domain-containing protein codes for the protein MIIPVLIIIILIVIILLSSLKVVTTGYLFVVERLGQYHRTLQPGWNFVIPFVDFVRGRVSTKQQILDIEPQSVITKDNVKISIDNVIFFKVMEAKDAIYNIENFKSGIIYSTITNMRNIVGDMTLDEVLSGRDRINSKLLEVVDEITDAYGIKILSVEIKNIIPPTEIQQAMEKQMRAERDKRAVILEAEGKRQSYISIAEGEKQAKILQAEAEKQANIRRAEGLKESQELEADGKGKAIEIVAIAQAEAILKVNKAILDSGTNETVIALKQVEALQEMAKNPANKLILPNETLSSLGSIAAIGELLKNK
- a CDS encoding NfeD family protein; protein product: MKDALQLWVVIAITCLIIDFLTAGFLFVWFTIGGIGAIIALSLGYSFPVQIGVFVVLTGVSYSIGYPFAKKFLNKDIPKTPTMEENFIGRVITAEKDIKEKGRIKLDGIYWTVKNEGVYLSEGEKFKIIGLEGNKLVIKKEEKGEDIE